One genomic segment of Streptomyces sp. RerS4 includes these proteins:
- a CDS encoding PP2C family protein-serine/threonine phosphatase, translated as MTPRRPSRPGSADLLTMLGELTARAREGAEFQRARVELAEALQRELLPATLPVVPGLRSAARYAPARQGLDIGGDWYDGFCVPPEGVAFSIGDVQGHDVAATAFMGQVRVCLRAVASVVGDPGEVLRRANEVLLAMDRELFATCSLLRVDPRTGDLESARAGHVPTVWATVDGRYGIAEDTGGPPLGALPDASYAVTRRRLTRAGSIVLLTDGVVEGPSFPIDVGLERVSRIVREAAGADPDELAAEVMRVADSTGHADDAAVLVLSHDALGA; from the coding sequence GTGACCCCGCGCCGCCCCTCTCGGCCGGGGAGCGCAGACCTGCTGACCATGCTCGGGGAACTCACCGCGCGGGCCCGCGAGGGCGCCGAGTTCCAGCGGGCGCGGGTGGAGCTGGCCGAGGCCCTGCAGCGGGAGCTGTTGCCGGCCACGTTGCCCGTCGTACCGGGGCTGCGCAGCGCCGCCCGGTACGCGCCCGCCCGGCAGGGGCTGGACATCGGCGGTGATTGGTACGACGGCTTCTGCGTGCCGCCCGAGGGTGTGGCGTTCTCGATCGGCGACGTCCAGGGCCACGACGTCGCCGCGACCGCCTTCATGGGCCAGGTCCGGGTCTGCCTGCGGGCGGTGGCCTCCGTCGTCGGCGATCCGGGCGAGGTGCTGCGCCGGGCGAACGAGGTGCTGCTCGCGATGGACCGCGAGCTGTTCGCCACGTGCAGCCTCCTCCGCGTCGATCCGCGCACGGGGGACCTGGAGAGTGCGCGGGCCGGTCACGTCCCCACCGTCTGGGCGACGGTCGACGGCCGGTACGGCATCGCCGAGGACACGGGCGGGCCGCCGCTCGGCGCCCTGCCCGATGCCTCGTACGCGGTGACGCGCCGGCGCCTGACGCGGGCCGGGTCGATCGTGCTGCTCACGGACGGCGTGGTCGAGGGGCCGTCGTTCCCGATCGACGTGGGACTGGAGCGGGTGTCGCGGATCGTGCGGGAGGCGGCGGGCGCCGATCCGGACGAACTCGCCGCCGAAGTGATGAGGGTCGCAGATTCGACCGGGCACGCCGACGACGCCGCCGTCCTCGTCCTCAGCCATGACGCGCTGGGGGCGTGA
- a CDS encoding MASE1 domain-containing protein translates to MVRTVEWRGPAVALLRILAVAVLYYVAGRLGLLQQVVFDGAVITPLWPPTGIALACLLRMGPRVWPGIALGTYFAIERISSFEPAGLIIVAGNVLAPLCAYALLRGVCFRTELDRLRDGSALVFLGGLLPMLISASAGAGTLLLTGELSGVRFWPAWAAWWVGDTMGVLLVTPLLLALRRPRLPVDPYRVAEGAALLVTAAAVTVVTTRSSLSLLFLVFPLLIWAAVRFQLAGSAPCALLVSVLAIASATDRDGPFARHTVFEVMLNLQALNGAAALTGLLLSAMVTEQNNIRRRIEQVCEDLAEVVAHLSPGPSKK, encoded by the coding sequence GTGGTGCGCACCGTGGAGTGGCGAGGCCCGGCCGTGGCTCTTCTGCGGATCCTGGCCGTCGCCGTCCTCTATTACGTCGCCGGGCGGCTCGGTCTGCTCCAGCAGGTGGTGTTCGACGGCGCGGTGATCACGCCGCTCTGGCCGCCGACCGGGATCGCGTTGGCCTGCCTGTTGCGCATGGGCCCGCGGGTCTGGCCGGGGATCGCCCTGGGTACGTACTTCGCGATCGAGCGGATCAGCTCCTTCGAGCCCGCCGGGCTGATCATCGTCGCGGGGAACGTGCTGGCGCCGCTGTGCGCGTACGCGCTGCTGCGCGGGGTGTGCTTCCGCACCGAGTTGGACCGGCTGCGGGACGGGTCGGCCCTGGTGTTCCTGGGCGGGTTGCTGCCGATGCTGATCAGCGCGAGCGCCGGCGCCGGGACGCTGCTGCTCACCGGTGAGCTGTCGGGTGTGCGGTTCTGGCCGGCCTGGGCGGCCTGGTGGGTCGGGGACACGATGGGGGTGCTGTTGGTGACCCCGCTGTTGCTGGCCCTGCGCAGGCCCCGGCTGCCGGTGGACCCGTACCGGGTGGCCGAGGGGGCGGCGCTGTTGGTCACGGCCGCGGCCGTGACCGTGGTGACGACGCGTAGCTCGCTGTCGCTGTTGTTCCTCGTCTTCCCGCTGCTGATCTGGGCGGCGGTGCGCTTCCAGTTGGCCGGCAGTGCGCCGTGCGCGCTGTTGGTGTCCGTACTCGCGATCGCGTCGGCGACGGATCGGGACGGCCCCTTCGCGCGGCACACCGTCTTCGAGGTGATGCTCAACCTCCAGGCGCTCAACGGGGCGGCGGCGCTGACCGGGCTGTTGCTGTCGGCGATGGTGACGGAGCAGAACAACATCCGCCGGCGGATCGAGCAGGTCTGTGAGGACTTGGCCGAGGTGGTGGCCCACCTCTCCCCCGGCCCCTCGAAGAAGTGA